One genomic region from Accipiter gentilis chromosome Z, bAccGen1.1, whole genome shotgun sequence encodes:
- the LRRC70 gene encoding leucine-rich repeat-containing protein 70 isoform X2 has protein sequence MSIVGQLEPSELQNGKVTEIMNFRFGKEALGCPAACQLCTGRQVSCRNLGLSSIPQNFPKTTILVYLSGNNISRVSPNELRGFQKLAALYMDNSGISYVHPKAFVDLPRLCYLHLNNNNIKRLDPGIFEGLSNLHCLYLQNNQIAFVPRGLFSDLLSVRYLTLQRNRLSVLGSGTFLGMISLQTLNLADNKISRISDSAFHHLENLSYLFLEGNNLTLVPSNAIGRLKNLERLSLSHNPIGSIHPFAFKGLNKLRYLSLKNVKLKCIAVNGFFGLNNLSQLILSYNDLENINSSTFTLLNNLMYLQLDRNKITSIGDGTFEKMGQSLKMLSLAFNNITELQPEVLKPLVSLTDLQVNYNPWNCSCKMLGLLNWLASSPISVKIHCQSPLSMRGRPLHYIKWTQFANCSSPTASPGTAWSLGSVGVHHSSTTLLMAWHKGNRHNTFEQFASAETKYIAFSEGTTATSAHPLPYEENAAEIPLRTTTILSTLLVQIPAQIIPVNRTIEEKGLTPTDAAPVSLKTSLFCTQQVEKLNQAFDILLGFFILACAVILFLTCKIIQFRQKLKVLENSGEKRIEYYGFYQPGRYNITDPVQSLAQNSMGHSELDQIRLLKRTASESQAQVILFEHSSL, from the exons ATGAGTATAGTTGGTCAGCTTGAACCGAGTGAACTGCAAAACGGCAAGGTAACAGAAATAATGAACTTCAGATTTGGG AAGGAGGCTCTTGGCTGTCCAGCTGCTTGCCAGCTCTGCACAGGGAGACAAGTTAGCTGTCGTAATTTAGGGCTTTCGAGCATCCCGCAGAACTTTCCAAAAACAACAATTCTTGTGTACCTCAGTGGGAATAATATATCGCGTGTCTCCCCGAATGAGCTAAGAGGCTTTCAGAAGCTTGCTGCACTCTACATGGATAACTCCGGTATTTCGTATGTACACCCGAAAGCTTTTGTGGACCTCCCCAGACTGTGCTACTTGCATCTAAATAACAATAATATTAAACGCCTAGATCCAGGAATCTTTGAAGGTCTTTCCAATCTTCATTGTTTATACCTTCAGAATAATCAAATAGCTTTTGTTCCCAGAGGATTATTTAGTGATCTCCTTTCTGTTAGATATTTAACACTTCAAAGAAATCGTCTCAGTGTCCTTGGAAGTGGGACTTTCTTAGGAATGATAAGTCTCCAAACACTTAACCTAGCTGATAATAAGATTTCACGGATATCGGATTCAGCATTTCATCATCTTGAAAACCTTTCATATTTGTTCCTTGAAGGTAACAACTTGACGCTTGTGCCATCGAATGCTATTGGAAGGCTCAAAAATCTTGAAAGACTTTCTTTGTCTCACAATCCCATTGGATCAATACATCCTTTTGCATTTAAAGGACTTAACAAGCTTAgatatctttctttaaaaaacgtAAAGCTAAAATGTATTGCTGTAAATGGATTTTTTGGATTAAACAACCTTAGCCAGTTAATCTTAAGTTATAATGACTTAGAAAATATAAATTCCAGCACTTTTACTTTATTGAACAATTTAATGTATCTGCAGctagacagaaataaaataaccagTATTGGTGATGGTACCTTTGAAAAAATGGGACAGTCACTTAAAATGCTCAGTTTAGCATTTAATAATATTACAGAGTTACAACCTGAAGTGCTCAAGCCCTTAGTGTCTTTAACTGATCTACAGGTAAATTATAATCCTTGGAACTGCAGCTGCAAAATGCTTGGGTTACTTAATTGGCTAGCATCGTCTcctatttctgtaaaaattcATTGTCAGAGTCCCCTGAGTATGCGTGGTAGACCTTTGCATTACATTAAGTGGACTCAGTTTGCAAACTGCAGTAGCCCTACTGCCAGCCCAGGAACAGCGTGGAGTCTAGGATCCGTGGGTGTCCATCACAGCTCTACCACTTTGCTGATGGCATGGCATAAGGGAAACAGGCACAACACATTTGAACAGTTTGCCAGTGCAGAAACTAAATATATTGCTTTCTCAGAAGGAACTACAGCTACATCTGCTCACCCGCTGCCCTATgaagaaaatgctgctgaaattcCATTGCGGACAACTACAATATTATCAACATTACTGGTGCAAATACCAGCACAGATTATACCTGTTAACAGAACCATAGAAGAAAAAGGCTTAACTCCAACAGACGCTGCTCCTGTATCATTAAAAACATCTCTATTTTGTACACAACAGGTTGAAAAGCTGAACCAGGCTTTTGACATTTTACTAGGCTTTTTCATTCTGGCTTGTGCTGTGATCCTGTTCTTAACCTGTAAGATTATTCAATTTAGGCAGAAACTAAAGGTGCTGGAAAACTCAGGGGAAAAGAGAATAGAATATTACGGTTTTTATCAGCCTGGCAGATACAACATAACTGACCCAGTGCAGTCTCTGGCTCAGAATTCAATGGGGCATTCGGAACTGGACCAAATCAGGCTGCTCAAGCGAACAGCATCTGAAAGTCAGGCACAGGTCATATTGTTTGAACATTCATCATTGTAA
- the LRRC70 gene encoding leucine-rich repeat-containing protein 70 isoform X1, protein MSEKAKDRDMCGLQSSPPCPGAFLSILNCFLLLLLQKEALGCPAACQLCTGRQVSCRNLGLSSIPQNFPKTTILVYLSGNNISRVSPNELRGFQKLAALYMDNSGISYVHPKAFVDLPRLCYLHLNNNNIKRLDPGIFEGLSNLHCLYLQNNQIAFVPRGLFSDLLSVRYLTLQRNRLSVLGSGTFLGMISLQTLNLADNKISRISDSAFHHLENLSYLFLEGNNLTLVPSNAIGRLKNLERLSLSHNPIGSIHPFAFKGLNKLRYLSLKNVKLKCIAVNGFFGLNNLSQLILSYNDLENINSSTFTLLNNLMYLQLDRNKITSIGDGTFEKMGQSLKMLSLAFNNITELQPEVLKPLVSLTDLQVNYNPWNCSCKMLGLLNWLASSPISVKIHCQSPLSMRGRPLHYIKWTQFANCSSPTASPGTAWSLGSVGVHHSSTTLLMAWHKGNRHNTFEQFASAETKYIAFSEGTTATSAHPLPYEENAAEIPLRTTTILSTLLVQIPAQIIPVNRTIEEKGLTPTDAAPVSLKTSLFCTQQVEKLNQAFDILLGFFILACAVILFLTCKIIQFRQKLKVLENSGEKRIEYYGFYQPGRYNITDPVQSLAQNSMGHSELDQIRLLKRTASESQAQVILFEHSSL, encoded by the coding sequence ATGAGTGAGAAGGCCAAAGACAGGGATATGTGTGGTCTGCAAAGTTCTCCACCCTGCCCGGGAGCATTCCTGTCTATccttaattgttttcttttgttgctgctcCAGAAGGAGGCTCTTGGCTGTCCAGCTGCTTGCCAGCTCTGCACAGGGAGACAAGTTAGCTGTCGTAATTTAGGGCTTTCGAGCATCCCGCAGAACTTTCCAAAAACAACAATTCTTGTGTACCTCAGTGGGAATAATATATCGCGTGTCTCCCCGAATGAGCTAAGAGGCTTTCAGAAGCTTGCTGCACTCTACATGGATAACTCCGGTATTTCGTATGTACACCCGAAAGCTTTTGTGGACCTCCCCAGACTGTGCTACTTGCATCTAAATAACAATAATATTAAACGCCTAGATCCAGGAATCTTTGAAGGTCTTTCCAATCTTCATTGTTTATACCTTCAGAATAATCAAATAGCTTTTGTTCCCAGAGGATTATTTAGTGATCTCCTTTCTGTTAGATATTTAACACTTCAAAGAAATCGTCTCAGTGTCCTTGGAAGTGGGACTTTCTTAGGAATGATAAGTCTCCAAACACTTAACCTAGCTGATAATAAGATTTCACGGATATCGGATTCAGCATTTCATCATCTTGAAAACCTTTCATATTTGTTCCTTGAAGGTAACAACTTGACGCTTGTGCCATCGAATGCTATTGGAAGGCTCAAAAATCTTGAAAGACTTTCTTTGTCTCACAATCCCATTGGATCAATACATCCTTTTGCATTTAAAGGACTTAACAAGCTTAgatatctttctttaaaaaacgtAAAGCTAAAATGTATTGCTGTAAATGGATTTTTTGGATTAAACAACCTTAGCCAGTTAATCTTAAGTTATAATGACTTAGAAAATATAAATTCCAGCACTTTTACTTTATTGAACAATTTAATGTATCTGCAGctagacagaaataaaataaccagTATTGGTGATGGTACCTTTGAAAAAATGGGACAGTCACTTAAAATGCTCAGTTTAGCATTTAATAATATTACAGAGTTACAACCTGAAGTGCTCAAGCCCTTAGTGTCTTTAACTGATCTACAGGTAAATTATAATCCTTGGAACTGCAGCTGCAAAATGCTTGGGTTACTTAATTGGCTAGCATCGTCTcctatttctgtaaaaattcATTGTCAGAGTCCCCTGAGTATGCGTGGTAGACCTTTGCATTACATTAAGTGGACTCAGTTTGCAAACTGCAGTAGCCCTACTGCCAGCCCAGGAACAGCGTGGAGTCTAGGATCCGTGGGTGTCCATCACAGCTCTACCACTTTGCTGATGGCATGGCATAAGGGAAACAGGCACAACACATTTGAACAGTTTGCCAGTGCAGAAACTAAATATATTGCTTTCTCAGAAGGAACTACAGCTACATCTGCTCACCCGCTGCCCTATgaagaaaatgctgctgaaattcCATTGCGGACAACTACAATATTATCAACATTACTGGTGCAAATACCAGCACAGATTATACCTGTTAACAGAACCATAGAAGAAAAAGGCTTAACTCCAACAGACGCTGCTCCTGTATCATTAAAAACATCTCTATTTTGTACACAACAGGTTGAAAAGCTGAACCAGGCTTTTGACATTTTACTAGGCTTTTTCATTCTGGCTTGTGCTGTGATCCTGTTCTTAACCTGTAAGATTATTCAATTTAGGCAGAAACTAAAGGTGCTGGAAAACTCAGGGGAAAAGAGAATAGAATATTACGGTTTTTATCAGCCTGGCAGATACAACATAACTGACCCAGTGCAGTCTCTGGCTCAGAATTCAATGGGGCATTCGGAACTGGACCAAATCAGGCTGCTCAAGCGAACAGCATCTGAAAGTCAGGCACAGGTCATATTGTTTGAACATTCATCATTGTAA